In the Chrysiogenia bacterium genome, GCAGCTCGCCCGAGCGCTCGGCCACATCGACGCTGGAACCGGCAAGCTTGCTGATTTCGGCAGCAGCCTTCTGGCTGCGACCGGCGAGCTGGCGCACTTCCGTGGCCACGACGGCAAAGCCCTTGCCGTGCTCGCCCGCGCGGGCGGCCTCGATCGCGGCGTTGAGCGCGAGCAGATTGGTCTGGTAGGCGATCTCTTCAATGATGGAGACGCGCTCGGCGATGTCGTTCATGGCAGTGACCGTCTGGGCCACGGCGACGCCGCTCTCTTCGGCGTCCCTGGCGCCCTTGCTGGCCATCTCCTCCATCATGCGGCTGTTGCTCGCGTTCTGATCGATGGACGTGCTCATCTCCTGCAGGCTCGTGCCTGTTTCCTCAGCGGCGGCGGCCTGTTCGCTGGTTCCCTGCGTGAGGCTCTGCGCCGAAGCCGAGACCTGGCCCGAAGCGCTGGTCAGCGATTCGGCGCCGGCGGAGACTTCGCCCACCACTTCCGAGAGTTTCTCGACCATGAGCTGCAGCGCCTGACCCAGCGTGTCCTTCTCGGAGCGCGACTTCACCATGACGCTCAGGTCACCATCGGCGATCGACTGGGCCGCCCGCGCCATGGCGTCATTTGAGGTAACCATGCTCTCCATTGCGCGGAGCAGTTCACCCATCTCGTCGTTGGAGGTGACCTCGACTTTCACGTGGGTATCGCCCTGCGCGACCGCATTGGCCACCTGGAGCGCGGAATCCAGCGGCCGAATGATCATCCGGCGGGCCATCCACAGGCTGATGACGCCCAGAATCAGGCCGATCACAAGGAAGGTCTGCTGGTACCCACCGAGCTGCTGGATCGATGCCGTCGCCGTGGTTTCGTAGCGGTGGACTGCAGCGGCCATCGAGCTGAGCAGTGTCACGTTGTGTTCTTCGATGTAACTTTCCGCATTCAGGAAGGGCGGGGTGATATCCAGCGCGTGAGTGGCCTGGGTTGAGAAACCCTGCCAGGTTCGCTCAACCCGGCGCAACTGATCCATGATTGCACCGCTGGAGCGCCCGTACTGGCTCTCTGACAGGAGGAGCTTCTTGAGGATTTCGTCGAATTCGGCGATTTGAGCCCGCGTATCTTCAACGAGCGAATCCCGCATGCTCGCTGCCAAAACGCCCTTGGAGATTGACTGGGAGAGCATCCGCAGGCGGCCTGCGATGTTTACAAGCTCCGCGTCAACGCCGGCCTTGGCCATGAGCTGAACGGCGTCATCGGCCTCGCGCAGCAACTGGTCGTTTTTGTCAACGATGTAGGTGCGCGAGGTACGAAACCCTTCACCATTCTCGATCACATAGGTCACTTTTTCTTTGAACAGACGCCAGGTGTTCCTGGTATCCTGAAGGTGCCCGAGCGTCTCGGCGTCCGTCGTGGCCGGAATGCCCAGGCCCGCGTCACCGCCGATCAGCCCCTGCAACACGCGGTCGAACTGCTCTTCATCGGCCTTGAGCTCCGACTCACTGGAAGCGCCTTTCATGATATCGAAGGCGTTCTTGGCCATCCGCTGCGTCAGCATGCGCTGTGCGCCCGCCAGGTTGATGAC is a window encoding:
- a CDS encoding type IV pili methyl-accepting chemotaxis transducer N-terminal domain-containing protein, whose protein sequence is MEHKIGSITFLFVLFIAIGSWMTSRTLDENESNGRVINLAGAQRMLTQRMAKNAFDIMKGASSESELKADEEQFDRVLQGLIGGDAGLGIPATTDAETLGHLQDTRNTWRLFKEKVTYVIENGEGFRTSRTYIVDKNDQLLREADDAVQLMAKAGVDAELVNIAGRLRMLSQSISKGVLAASMRDSLVEDTRAQIAEFDEILKKLLLSESQYGRSSGAIMDQLRRVERTWQGFSTQATHALDITPPFLNAESYIEEHNVTLLSSMAAAVHRYETTATASIQQLGGYQQTFLVIGLILGVISLWMARRMIIRPLDSALQVANAVAQGDTHVKVEVTSNDEMGELLRAMESMVTSNDAMARAAQSIADGDLSVMVKSRSEKDTLGQALQLMVEKLSEVVGEVSAGAESLTSASGQVSASAQSLTQGTSEQAAAAEETGTSLQEMSTSIDQNASNSRMMEEMASKGARDAEESGVAVAQTVTAMNDIAERVSIIEEIAYQTNLLALNAAIEAARAGEHGKGFAVVATEVRQLAGRSQKAAAEISKLAGSSVDVAERSGELLRSLVPSIQKTAELVREVNAASQEQATGVAQVTTAMSQMEQITQSNASSAEELASTAEELSSQAEGLQQLMAFFRLSGKQQRASASARKANGKGNGAVVAAYAAKSGGNGSSSHYNDSDFQSF